The DNA sequence TGCTTGTCGCCTATCCCGTCGCTTTCGGGCCGGTCATCGGGCTGGGCAACCGGATCCGCAAACGCTCAAAGCAGGCCCAGAAACAGGTCGGGCAGGTGACCTCGCTTCTGTCGGAAGGCTTTCAGTCGGCCCGTGTGGTGAAGGCCTATGGCCTGGAGCCGTATCAGAAATCCCGCGCCCGGCAGGGCTTTGTCGAACGGTCGAAACTGTTCCTGAAAGTGCTGACCGACCGGGCCGCCGTGGACCCGATCCTGGAGGTTGCCGGCGGCGCGGCGCTGGCGGGCATTCTCGGCTTTGCCGCCTGGCGCATGTCGCAGGGCGCGATGACGCTGGGGGATCTGCTCGGCTTCATCGCGGCGCTGGGAATCGTCTCGCCGGAGCTGCGCGCGCTGGGCACGCTGAACGCCGTGGCGCAGGAAGGCGGGGCCGCCGCCGACCGTGTGTTCGAGATTGTCGATGCGACGACGCATATCGCCGACGCGCCGGATGCCGAGCGGCTGGGCCGGGTCAGCGGGCAGGTGGAATTCGATTCCGTCACCTTTGCCTATCCGGACGGCACGCGCGCGCTCAGTGGCCTGTCCTTCAAGGCCGCGCCGGGCGAGACCGTGGCGATTGTCGGCCCGTCGGGCGCGGGCAAGTCGACCGTCTTCAATCTGCTGATGCGCCTCTATGATGCCGAGACCGGCAGTGTGCGTATTGACGGGCATGATGTGCGCCGGGTGATCGGGGACACGCTGCGGGCGAATATCGGCCTGGTGGCGCAGGATTCGGCCCTGTTTGATGACACGATCCACAACAATATCGCCCTCGGCCGGCTGGGCGCGACCAATGCCGAGATCGAGGCAGCGGCCAAGGCGGCCAATGCGCATGACTTCATCACCGCCATGCCGGAAGGCTATCAGTCGCCGGCCGGCGAGATGGGCCGCAATCTGTCCGGCGGCCAGCGCCAGCGCGTGGCCCTGGCCAGGGCGATCCTGCGTGGCGCGCCGATCCTCCTGCTGGACGAAGCGACCTCCGCGCTGGACGCGGAGAGCGAGGCCAAGGTGCAGGCGGCGCTGGCAGAGTTCTCGCGCGGGCGCACCACGCTCATCATCGCACACCGCCTGTCCACCGTCCGGGCCGCAGACCGCATCATCGTGATGGAAGACGGCCGCGCGGTGGAAGAAGGCACGCATGACGCGCTGATGGCCTCCAGCGGCGCCTACAAGCGCCTCGTCGAGCTTCAGCTGAGCTGAGACCCTCACCTCCCATTGCTGACGCAATGGGTCCCCCCGCTCCCAGAGGGAGAGGGGGTGCGACGCGGAGCACGGGGTAAATCCCGGCCCTTCCAGCACATGCGACGCCTGTGAGGGCGCTTGGGGTGGGGGCTGAGTTTTCAACAGTGAACTGCGCGGTCAGGTGTCCGGCGGGGGCAGCGGGCGCCGCGTGATGATGTGCGGGGCGCTCGCGCTGCAGTGCTGAGGCAGCGCGGCAATTTGCAGGAGGTCCCGGCTTTCGCCGGGATGTGGGGGCTCGGGGCCGGTGAGGGCGGCCTGGTAGGCTTTGGAGGGGGTGAAGCTGAGCGGGTCTGGCGTCAGGGCTTCGGGCGGCTTCTCGATCCAGTTCAGTTCGACATTGCCATGCCGGTCAATGAGGACGCTGAAGATGACGCCCTTGCCCCGGACTGCGCGCACATAGAGGCGCAGTGCCACGACCTGCAGCCAGATCCAGAACCGGTAGGGCTCCAGATCCCGGTGCGCCAGGGCAACAGGGGCAAACAGCGTGTCCATGCGTGACAGCCTGCCACACGTCAGGGCCCTGCCGGATAGCGGCCAAGGAAAAACCCCTGACCTGCGAGGCAGATCAGGGGTTTTCGGTGTTCAGGGCCGGGGAAAGGCCGGAAGATGTCCCGCAGATCAGCTCAGCGACTTCTCGATTTCGCGGGCCGCGGCTTCGAACTGGTCGACAGCGGTGTCTTCTGCCAGCAGCCGCTTGGCGGCGGCAGTGGCGGCGTCGGCAGCGGCACGGCGGACCTCATCGGTTGCCTCGGCTTCGGCGCGCGCGATGCGGGCTTCGGCCTGTGCTTCGCGGCGGGCGAGGCGTTCGGCAATATCCTTGCGGGCCTCTTCCATGATGCGTTTGGCGTCTTCCTTGGCCTGGGCGATCATCGCTTCGGCTTCCTTGTCGGCATCCTGCTGGCGGCGCTCAGCCAGAGCGAGGGCTTCAGCCGCCTGCTCGCGAAGGTTCTGGGCTTCGTCCAGTTCGTTGCGGATGTCGTCAGCGCGCTTGTCGAGGCCGCTGGTGATGGCCTTGAAGGCGCCCATGCGCCAGGCGATCAGCAGGAAGACGGCAAGCGCCAGGAAGGCGGTGTGCGTGACCGGATCGGTCAGCGAGTACATCAGGCCGCCGATGAAGCCGCCGCCATGCGAGTCGGACGCCGCCATGGCAGGCGATGCGGTCAGCGCAGCGAAGGTGAGGGCAGGGGCAAGACGAAGGGTCATCTGCATGTCTCTTAGTTGAGGGCCGCCGAAACGGCTTTCTTCAGGGCTGCCGCAGACGGCTTGAGGCCAAACCGGGCGGTCATGGCTTCGGCCGTATCGACCGCAATCTGTTCGACATTCTGCATGGCCGTGGCGCGCAGGGCGGAAATCCGCTCCTCGGCTGCGTCCAGCTTCTTTTCGATCTCGGCATCGACGCGGGCCGTTTCGGCCGTCATCTCTGCTTCGACCTTCGCGCTGGCCTTGGCCGCCGTTTCACGGGCTTTCGCCTTGGCCTGGGCAATGCGCAATTCCAGCGCCTGCTGGGCCTCGGTGGCCTGCTCGTTCAGCTTGGCTGCCTGGTCGAGATCCGATGCGATGCGGTCAGACCGCTTTTCGATCGTGTCCGACATTTTCGGCAGGATGAAGCGCGACAGGGAGAAGTACAGCGTCCCGAACAGGATCGCGAGCCAGAACAGCTGGCCCGGCATGTGCCATGCCTCGAAAGGCGGGAAAGGCGGCGGCGCGTCATCCGGCAGGTGATGGGCGGTTTCCGCGAGCAGCGCGAGCAGCATGTCAGTACCTCAGGTGCAACATCAGGCAGGAACGGGCCGGCGGCATGAAAACCCCCGGCCCGGTCTTGGGGTAGTGTCGGGTCTTAGACCACGAACAGGATCAGGACGGCCACCAGGAAGGACAGAATGCCGAGGGCTTCTGCGAGGGCCATACCGATGAAGAGGTTGCCGGTCTGCTGCGGAGCAGCGGACGGGTTGCGCATGGCAGCGTCGAGGAACGAGCTGAAGATGTTGCCCACACCGATTGCGGCACCGATCATGCCGAGGGTTGCGAGGCCAGCGCCTACATATTTCAGACCGAGAGCGATATCGCCTTCCATGGGTAATCTCCTGTTTGGAATGCAAGGGTTTCAGTATTTTGCGGCCCGTGAAGCGTGTTCGTTAGGCTGCGTCAAGTTTTTTAGTCCGTGCCGCAGCACGCACTGGCGAATGGGGTCCTTAGTGTGACGGGTGAAGCGCGTCGTTCAGGTAAACACAGGTCAGGATTGCGAACACATAGGCCTGCAGGCCGGCAACCAGCAATTCCAGGGCGTTCAGCGCGACGCCCATGCCGAAGGCCAGAAGGCCGACAACACCCATGAAGACCGCGCCGGACAGGGCCGCGCCGATCAGCTGGGCTGCAAAGGTTGCAAACAGTTTCAGCATGATGTGGCCGGCCAGCATGTTGGCGAACAGACGCAGCGCCAGCGTGACCGGACGGGCCAGGAAGGAAATGACCTCGATCGGCACGAGGATGAGATAGATCAGGAAGGGGGCGCCGGACGGGGCGAACAGCTTGAAGAAGCTGAGGCCGTTTTTCCAGATGCCGAAGCCGATGACGATGGAAATGACGAGCAGGGCCAAGGCGCCGGTGACGACCAGATGGCTGGTCGTGGTGAAGGCGTAGGGCACCATGCCGATCATGTTCGCAAAGAACACGAAGAAGAAGAGCGTGAAGACAAAGGGGAAGAAGCGCAAGCCTTCCTCACCGGCTGTCGAGCGGACCATGTCGGCCACGAAACCATAACCGATCTCGGCCATGGACTGGACGCGGCCCGGCACCAGCGCCTTTTTCGAGGCGGCATAACCGAAGAAGGCGATGCACAGCACGACACCCAGCAGCATGAAGCCCGAAGCGTTCGTGAAGGAAATGTCCACGCCGCCAATGCTCAGGTCCAGCCATTTGCTGACCTGGAACTGGTGGATCGGATCAATCGCGGTGTTTTGCAGAGCGAAGTTCATTCGTTCCCGGTCCCGTCTGTTGGAGCCTCCGGCTCCTGTAAGTGTCCTTGCGCCCGGGCGTTCAGTTCCCGATAGGCGCGCATCATCGCTCGAATACCTGCCGCAAAGCCGAGTGTCCCGACAATCAGCAGGCCCCAGGGCTTTGTTCCTGCGAAGGCGTCAATCCAGTAGCCGATCAGGCCGCCGACAAAGACACAGGCGACGAATTCCGCGCCATATCGCAGGGCGTAGGCCCCGGCCGAAAGGCTTCCATCATCGGGTTCGAGCTTGCGTTTGGCTGCCTCTTTGGCCGCTCGGGCCGCCTGAGCCTGGGCGATGCGTTCACCGAGGTCGTTCGGGCCTTCACTGGACATGATGTGACAAGCTTCGCGCGTGCGAATCCCTTCTGATGGGGTGCCCCCCGGATTTCGGCGCAAACTATGTATTGGGCGCAGGCAAGTCAACCGCGATTGCAGAAAGCTAGACGCCTGATTTTATTGGGTTTCTATTGCGGAGGTGTGCGCTACTCCGCCGCAACGAGCTCTTCGGCCGCCTGCAGGTCCACCGAAACCAGCTTGGAAACGCCCTTTTCGCGCATCGTGACGCCGAAAAGGCGGTCCATCCGGCTCATCGTGACCGGATTGTGCGTGATCACGACGAAGCGCGTATCTGTGCGCTGGCGCATCTCGTTCAGCATGTTGCAGAAGCGGTCCACATTGGCGTCGTCCAGCGGGGCATCCACCTCGTCCAGCACACAGATCGGCGCCGGGCGGGACAGGAAGACCGCGAAGATCAGCGCGGCTGCCGTAAGGGCCTGCTCACCGCCGGACATCAGGTTCAGCGTGCCGAGCTTCTTGCCCGGGGGCTGGGCCATGATTTCGAGGCCCGCCTGCAACGGATCATCCGCATCGACCAGGCGCAGTTCGGCCTGTCCGCCGCGGAACAGGGCCGTGAACAGCGCCTTGAAATGCTCGTTCACGGTTTCGAAGGCAGCCAGCAGGCGCTCGCGTCCTTCGGCATTCAGCGCATCCACGCCCTGGCGCAGCTTGGCAATGGCGGCGACGAGGTCTTCCTTCTCGGTGACCTGGGCGCCGAGGCGTTCTTCCAGTTCTGCCGCTTCTTCCTCGGCATTCATGTTCACGCCGCCCAACTGGTCCCGGGTGCGGCGCAACTCGTCGGCCTTGCGTTCGGCGTCGCGGGGCGTGAACTCCCCCATTTCCGCGTCTTCGAGGCCGGCTTCGGCAATCGCGAGCAGGCCTTCCGGCGTGCGCTGGAAATTGTTGCGGGCGATCTCGACCGATTCTTCGAGGCGGCCTTCGGCGTTTTCGAGCTTCACTTTCCAGCCGGCCAGGTTTTCGCGCGCTTCGGCGGCAGCATTGGCGGCGGCCCGGGCGGCCTGTTCGGCGGCGCGGATGGCGGCTTCCTTCTCGGCCAGCTGGTCGGCAACGCGCTGGCGTTCGGCCTCGAGGGCTTCGACCTCGTTGCGGCGGGCTTCGATCTGGGTGGCAAGTTCTTCCGGGCGGGCCCGGGCGGCAAGGGCCTCGGCGGCCGCCGACTTGCGGCGCTCGATCAGGCGCGCCACGCGCTCCTCGGTGGCGGCAATCCGGCCGGTCCAGGTCTTGATGTCCCGTTCCAGCCCGTCGCGGCGGGCCGCAGCCTGTTCGCGGCCACGGGTGATGTCGGTCAGGCGGCCACGGGCCTCGATCTCTTCGGTGCGGGCTTCGGCCACCATGGTGCGCGCTTCGGCCAGGCGGGTCTCCAGCGCGCTCTCATCCTCGGCCGGGCCATCCGGCGCGATCATGGCGAGGGTCTCGTTGACAATGGCCAGGTCGGCTTCGGCGCGGGTCAGCGCTTCGCCGCTCGTGTCCCGTTTCATCGCGGCGCGTTCGGAGGCCTGCGATTCCTGCGACACGCGGTTGCGGGACTCGCTCAGCGCCCGCTGGGCCGGGGCAATGGCCTGACGCAGGTCGCGCAGGCGGATCTCTGCGGCCTGACGCGCCTCGCGGGCGGCGATCAGGTCTGCCTCGCGGGCCTCGAAGGCCTGGCTGAGCGGGCCAAGTTCGGCCTCGGCGGCTTCCAGGCGGGCCTGCTGTTCGAGCCGTGCGGCGGCGCTGACGGGCGCGTCCGGCGTGCGGATATAGCCATCCCAGCGCCAGAGATGCCCCTCGACGGAGACCAGGCGCTGGCCGGGTTTCAGGGCGGCCATCAGGCGTTCGCCATCGGCCGGCGCAACCACGCCGCACTGGGCAAGGCGAGCGGCCAGTTCGCCGGGAGCCTCGGTGAAATCGGTCAGCGGGCGGGCCCCGTCCGGCAGGCTCTGGGCCGCCAGCGCGGCGCCACCCCAGAACATGGCGGCAGAGCGGTCCGTCGGCGCCTCGATATCGTCGCCGAGGGCCGCGGCAATGGCTTTCTCATAGCCGTCCTGCGTGCGGATGCGTTCGACCACAGGCGGGGCCTTCGGGCCTTCCGCCTTGCGGAGCAGTTTGTGCAGGCCGGCAATCTCGGCCTCGAGCGCGCGGACATCCTGCTGGGCAGCGTCGCGCGGGGCCTGCGCAGCGGTTTCAGCGTTGCGTGTTTCGGCCAGGTTCGCTTCAGCGGCCTCGACGGCCTGTTCAGCCTGGTGCAGAGCGGTTTCAGCCTGTTCCTCGGCGGTCTTGGCGTCCTTCAGCCGGGTCACCAGCGTCACGACATCCTCGATCCGGGACATCTCGCCCCTGAGCCGGTCGATCTCGGCGGTCAGCTGGGCCTGGCGGCGGCGCTGGGCGGCAGCATTCTCTTCCGATGCCCGGCGCTGGGCACGCACCTGGGACAGGCGCTCCTGTGCCTCGTCGGCGGCCTTTTCGGCGGCGGCCAGCCGCGTGCGGGCATCTTCCAGCGCCTTGCGGGTTTCGGCCTCGATCTCTTCATTGCGGGCCTCGTCCAGGACCGGCAGCGAGGAGAGTTCGAATTTGGCGTGCGCCAGCGCGTCCTCGGCTTCCAGTTTCTGGGCCTGCTCGCGCTCGATGTCTTCCATCAGGCGGGTGGCTTCCGCGTCGAGCCGCTGGTGCGTGTCGGCGGCCACCTTGCGTTCGGTCTCCATCTGCGCCAGCGCGATGCGGGCCTGGCCCAGCTTGGCGGCGGCGACGCTTTCGGCTTCGCGCAGCGGGTTCAGGCCGTCGCTGGCCTCGATGCGTTCGCGCTCGCGGACAGCGTCCTCGCGGGTTTTCTCCTCGACGGCGCGACGGGCCTCGTCCAGCTGGGTGCGGGCCGTGTCGCAGGCGAGTTTGGCCTCATGCCAGCGCAGATGCGCGATCAGGGCGTCGAGGGCGTGGATCTCTTCCGACAGGCGCTTGTAGCGGCGGGCCTTGGCGGCCTGGCGCTTGAGGCTGGCGAGCTGGCGCTCGACCTCGGCGGAAACTTCCGACAGGCGCTCCAGATTGGTCTCGGCCCCGTTCAGCTTCAGTTCGGCCTCATGACGGCGGGAGTTCAGGCCGGCAATGCCGGCGGCCTCTTCGAGGATGCGGCGGCGGTTCTGGGGCTTGGAGCCGATCAGTTCGGAGATCTGGCCCTGACGCACCAGCGCCGGAGAGTTCGCCCCGGTGGAGGCATCCGCGAACAGGAGCTGGATGTCCTTGCCGCGCACGGTGCGCCCGTTCAGCTTGTAGGTGGAGCCCGCGCCGCGCTTCAGGCGGCGGATGATTTCCAGCGTGTCGGAGGCGTTGAATTCCGGCGGCGCGGTGCGTTTGGAATTGTCCAGCACCAGGGTGACTTCCGCCGTCTCGCGCGCCGGGCGGCCATCGGCGCCGGAGAAGATCAGGTCATCCATCTCGCCGCCGCGCATGGCCCGGGCGGAGCTGGCGCCCATGGCCCAGCGCAGGGCTTCGAGCAGGTTGGACTTGCCGCAGCCATTCGGGCCGACAATCCCTGTCAGCCCTGGCTGGATCGGCACATCCTGAGGGTCCACGAAGGACTTGAAGCCAGCGATACGGAGTTCGGTTATCTGCATACTGGCGTCCCCATCCTCCTACTCGTCGGCAGTTGCGCCCGCCGCTTCAAGGGCAGCGTCCAGCGCGGCCTTGACCTTTTCGGCAGAATTCATGTTGGCGAATTGCTGAGTCTCGCCATTGATCACGAAGGTCGGCGTGCCGGTGACGCCATAGGCCTCGGCGGTCTGGTAGATGTCGGCCATCTGTTCGCGCAGGCCGCGATTGTTCATGCAGGCATCGAACTGTTCCTCGGTCTCGATGCCGTGACGCTGGCCGATGGTCTGCAGCATGGCCTTGAGCACGCCGTTCTGGGCGGATTCGATGATGCCGGACTGGTATTCGAACAGCTCGTCGAGCACGTCGAAATACTTGTCTTCTCCGGCGCACATGGCGACCAGATAGGCCGGCACGTCCGGTCCGTGCAGCGGATATTCGCGGAAGATCAGCTTCACCTTGCCGGTGTCGATATAGTCGGACTGGACCACCGGGCTGATCTCGTCATGCCAGTATTTGCAGGCCGGGCAGGTGGGCGAGGCATATTCGATCAGCGTGACCGGCGCGTCGGCATTTCCCTTCACATGGCCCAGCTCGCTGCTGGCCGCCACCGTGACATCGCTGGCCGCAGCGGTGTCGGTTCCGGACTCGCCGCAGGCTGCCAGGGCAAGGGCCGAGATTGCGGCAAGCGCGGTGCGTCGTGAGAAGAAATTCATGGTCATAACCTTCGCGTTAAGGATTGAGTCGGTTAGGTTGCCAATTGGTTAACTGCAACCATGGGTTCTGTTAACTATTCTGCCGGATCAGCAGGCATTTCGGAAAGCGCCGCCAGCTGCGCGTCGAGATAGGCGGCGAACGCATCGGCGGACTCGAAGTCCTTATCGACATATTTCTCCTCGCCATTGACGATCAGGGTCGGCGTGCCGCGCAATTCGTAGAGGTCGGCGGTTTCCTGCACTTCGATCATGTCCAGCCGGATATTCATGTTCTCATAGCAGGCATCGAACTGGGCAGGCGTTCGGATGCCGAATTCCGCACCGATATCCAGGAAGGTGTCGAGCACGGTGCCGGCCTGCGCGGTTTTGATGATCTCCGGTTGCCGTTCGAAAATCGCATCCGTGATCGCGAAGAACTTGTCTTCCCCCTTGCACCGGGCCATCGAGATGAGGGCCGTATCGACGTCATTGCGCAGTGCTTCGCGGAAGATGAAGCGCACCTTGCCGGTCTCGATATAGTCCTGCTCGACGCGCGGCATGATCTTGTCATGGAAGTATTTGCATCCGCCGCAGGTGACCGATCCGTATTCGATCAGGGTGATCGGGGCATCCTCGGATCCCTTCGAATGCCCGATAGACAGATCGTCTGCCAGGGCAGGCAGGGCGAGTATTGCGGCCGGGACAAGGGCGGTGAGAAGGGATTTCAGCATGTCGGGGCTCCTTGCAGGCAGCGCGGGATCTAGAACGGCAAATCGCCGTCGGTTCCGGATTTGGCGGCGGGCGGCGCATCATCCGCGGTTAGCATGGCCTCTCCCAGCGCAACAATTGCAGCCCGCAGCTTGTCGTCTGCGATGTTTGCGGCGGAGGCCTCCAGCTCCCGGCGCTCGGCCGGGGTCAGCGGCCGGGCCTTGCGGCGCATCGGTTTGGCGGGCTCCGCGCCCAGCGCGCCCTGCTTGATCCTGATCGCCGTGATGTCACCCCCGGCAGAGACCGATACGCGCTGGCGCAGGGTTTCGGACTGGTGCTGGACCATCGGGGCCGCCTGCGGCACGACCAGAAGGGTCAGCACCCGGCCATCCTTGCCGCCGCTGAGGCGTTCCGGGCGGCAGTATTTGTAGAGTTGCTCGCCGGCAATTTCCCGCCAGCGCTGGCGCAGCACCTGAATGGGCGGCAGTTTCTTCGCGCCGGATTTGCGACCGACCCGTTCGGCGGACAGGCCGATCTGGCGCATGCCGGGATGGGCGCGCGTCGCCCGCTGATAGCGCAGGCGAATCCGCGCGCGGGCTTCCTCGATGGGATCAAGACTTGATCTCGTGACCATTCGCACGAGATTGCACGGCTTTCGGGCGAGGAAAAGGCATGGCGCCGGCAAAGCACAGAGATTTGATGAGCCTGCCGGGCAAGTTGCTGCCCTGGTTCGGACGGCATGCCCGTGACCTGCCTTGGCGGACGCTGCCATCTGACCGGGCGGCCGGACGGCGGCCGGATCCCTATCGCGTCTGGCTGTGTGAGATCATGATGCAACAGACGACCATCCCGCATGGCACGCCTTACTTCCATGCCTTCACGCAGCGCTGGCCGACGGTCGAATCGCTCGCAGGGGCGCGGGATGAGGAGGTGATGAGCGCCTGGGCCGGGCTCGGATACTATGCGCGGGCCCGCAATCTGCTGAAATGTGCGCGTGAGGTGGCGGCCCGCGGCGGCTTTCCCGACACGGAGGCTGAATTGCGCAAGCTGCCCGGCATCGGCCCCTATACGGCTGGGGCCATTGCGGCGATCGCCTTCGACCGGCAGGCCGCAGCCGTAGACGGCAATGTCGACCGTGTGTTTGCCCGCCTCATGGCGCTCAAGGGAGACTGGGCGGCGGAGAAGAAAGTGATTGCCGAGACCGTCCGGACGCTCGTGCCGGAGGACCGGCCGGGCGAGTTCGCCGAAGCGCTGATGGACCTTGGCGCGACGGTGTGCACGCCAACCCGCCCCAATTGCCTGATCTGTCCGCTGGCCGATCTCTGCGCCGCCCGCGCCGAGGGCGCGCCGGAGCGCTATCCGATCAAGCCGGCCAAGGCGGCAAAGCCGGTGCGCTACGGCACGGCCTACCTGCTGCAGGTGCGGGATGAAGTCCTGCTGGTCCGCCGCCCGGACAGGGGCCTGCTCGGCGGCATGCTGGCCCTGCCTACCGGCGACTGGGTCGAGGGCGGCTTCGCCGACACACCGCCGCCAGCCGCCGCAGACTGGGAGGAGATTGGCGAAGTGCGTCATGTGTTCACGCATTTTGCCCTGCGCTTTCGCGTGATGCGTGCCACGGCCGCCCGCAAACCGCGACTGCCTGGCGGCATCTGGACCAGAACGGCAGATGTCGACGGTCTGCCCAGCGTGTTCGCAAAAGCCTTCCGGCTCGCCACAGCATAAAATAGTTACCGCTAACACTGGACAAGCCGTCGGCCATCGGGAAAGCTTTGGCTCAAACAGACAAAAGGGGCGGAGCCGGACATGAAGCCGAAATGTATTCTGATTGCTGGCGCGGCGCTGGGGCTTGCCGTCGCGGGCGCGCAGGCCGACACGCCCAGACTGGCAGATGTGTTTGGTGACCATATGGTGCTGCAGCGGGATGTGCCGGCGCGCCTGTTTGGCACGGCAGACCCGGGCGCAGCCTTCATCGTGTCGCTGGACGGCGCGGACAGCCCGGTCCGGGCCGGGCATGACGGACGCTGGTGGGTGGAATTCCCGGCGCTGGCCATGGGCGAGGCGCACGAGATTTCCCTGTCCGTGGACGGAGAGATTGTCCAGTCCGTCGAGGATGTCCTGGCGGGCGATGTCTTTCTGTGCTCGGGACAGTCCAATATGGAATACCCGATGGCGCGCGTCACCTATGCCGAGCGCGAAGTGGCGGGCGCCGGCCATCCGCATCTGCGGCTGCTGCATGTCAACCGGTCCCTGTCGCTGACGCCCGAGTCGCGCCTGCCGGAAGGCAGTGCCTGGGCGGTGGCCACGCCGGATACGGCCGCCGGGTTCTCCGCCGTCTGCTATTATACCGGCCGGGCCCTCGCCGAGACACATGATGTGCCGGTCGGGCTGATTGCGTCCAGTTGGGGCGGGTCGCGGATCGAGTCGTGGATTGACGGGAAGGTGACCGGGGGCGCAGGCGATCATGCGGGCCAGATCGCCCTGCTGGACCTTTACCGCAATGACCCGGCGGCGGCGGCAGATGCCTATGCCGAAGGCTGGCAGGCAAGCTGGCGCGCCGACCCGGCCGGGGCGGGCGCAGCGGTCTGGGAGGCGCCCGAGGCAGGCGACTGGACACCGGTGCCGGGACCGTTGCGCGACTGGCGGCAATGGGGTGATCCGGCACTGACCGATCATCTGGGCATGGTGTGGCACAAGATCGGGTTCGACCTGACCGAGACACAGGCCCGGCAGGGCGCGCGGCTGCACATCGGCGCGGTCGACGATACAGACATGACCTGGCTGAATGGCACCGCCATCGGCACGACCTTCGACTGGGGCGGGCTGCGCGTCTATGACGTGCCGGCCGGCCTGTTGCGGCCCGGCCGCAACAGCGTGTTGGTCAATGCGCACAATGATTATGGCGAGGGCGGCATGAAGGGTCCTGACACGGAGCTGCGGCTGGAGCTGGCCGATGGCGGACAGGTCTCGCTGGCCGAAGGCTGGATGTATCGCAAGGTGCCTGCCGCCATGTCATCGCCCAAGCCTGCGCCCTGGTTCACCATCAAGGGCTATACGATGCTGCACAATGCCATGATCGCACCGCTGGACGGCCTGCGCCTGAAAGGGGCGGTCTGGTATCAGGGCGAGTCGAATGCCGGAGACGGCGTGGCATATGAATCCCTGTTGCGGCTGCTGGTGGAAGACTGGCGCGCCAAGTTCGGAGACGGCCTTCCGGTGGCGGTGGTGCAGCTGCCGCGCTATGGCGCGCTGCCCGTGGCGGCGGGCGAGCCGGGCTGGGGCGTGATCCGGGAATCCATGCGGCGCGTGGCTGCCGGCGATCCACAAATCGGCCTGGCAGTGACGATCGACCGGGGCGATCCGGCAGACATCCATCCGCCCAACAAGAAGGCCGTAGCCGAACGGGTCATCCGGGTCATGCG is a window from the Hyphomonas sp. genome containing:
- a CDS encoding ABC transporter ATP-binding protein, producing the protein MPTSCWTRKRETTITSEVVTAEAPGRKGSLRRLFAAYFRPHLGWFAVGTLMALLTSLSAMGYSLVLKELGDRLQATFGDEAVAPVSGHDWIWWVGGAIIALSCARALTLYLMTVFNNTGVQRGLVSVQSSQFDSLTDGDYARVAADASGDFVSRFINDVNAIRDAALRFANNFTKSTITVIGMFCVMIMIDWQLTLLLLVAYPVAFGPVIGLGNRIRKRSKQAQKQVGQVTSLLSEGFQSARVVKAYGLEPYQKSRARQGFVERSKLFLKVLTDRAAVDPILEVAGGAALAGILGFAAWRMSQGAMTLGDLLGFIAALGIVSPELRALGTLNAVAQEGGAAADRVFEIVDATTHIADAPDAERLGRVSGQVEFDSVTFAYPDGTRALSGLSFKAAPGETVAIVGPSGAGKSTVFNLLMRLYDAETGSVRIDGHDVRRVIGDTLRANIGLVAQDSALFDDTIHNNIALGRLGATNAEIEAAAKAANAHDFITAMPEGYQSPAGEMGRNLSGGQRQRVALARAILRGAPILLLDEATSALDAESEAKVQAALAEFSRGRTTLIIAHRLSTVRAADRIIVMEDGRAVEEGTHDALMASSGAYKRLVELQLS
- a CDS encoding ATP F0F1 synthase subunit B (Produces ATP from ADP in the presence of a proton gradient across the membrane. Subunit B is part of the membrane proton channel.); this encodes MTLRLAPALTFAALTASPAMAASDSHGGGFIGGLMYSLTDPVTHTAFLALAVFLLIAWRMGAFKAITSGLDKRADDIRNELDEAQNLREQAAEALALAERRQQDADKEAEAMIAQAKEDAKRIMEEARKDIAERLARREAQAEARIARAEAEATDEVRRAAADAATAAAKRLLAEDTAVDQFEAAAREIEKSLS
- a CDS encoding ATP synthase F0 subunit B; translation: MLLALLAETAHHLPDDAPPPFPPFEAWHMPGQLFWLAILFGTLYFSLSRFILPKMSDTIEKRSDRIASDLDQAAKLNEQATEAQQALELRIAQAKAKARETAAKASAKVEAEMTAETARVDAEIEKKLDAAEERISALRATAMQNVEQIAVDTAEAMTARFGLKPSAAALKKAVSAALN
- a CDS encoding F0F1 ATP synthase subunit C, encoding MEGDIALGLKYVGAGLATLGMIGAAIGVGNIFSSFLDAAMRNPSAAPQQTGNLFIGMALAEALGILSFLVAVLILFVV
- a CDS encoding F0F1 ATP synthase subunit A, whose amino-acid sequence is MNFALQNTAIDPIHQFQVSKWLDLSIGGVDISFTNASGFMLLGVVLCIAFFGYAASKKALVPGRVQSMAEIGYGFVADMVRSTAGEEGLRFFPFVFTLFFFVFFANMIGMVPYAFTTTSHLVVTGALALLVISIVIGFGIWKNGLSFFKLFAPSGAPFLIYLILVPIEVISFLARPVTLALRLFANMLAGHIMLKLFATFAAQLIGAALSGAVFMGVVGLLAFGMGVALNALELLVAGLQAYVFAILTCVYLNDALHPSH
- a CDS encoding AtpZ/AtpI family protein, with protein sequence MSSEGPNDLGERIAQAQAARAAKEAAKRKLEPDDGSLSAGAYALRYGAEFVACVFVGGLIGYWIDAFAGTKPWGLLIVGTLGFAAGIRAMMRAYRELNARAQGHLQEPEAPTDGTGNE
- the smc gene encoding chromosome segregation protein SMC, which gives rise to MQITELRIAGFKSFVDPQDVPIQPGLTGIVGPNGCGKSNLLEALRWAMGASSARAMRGGEMDDLIFSGADGRPARETAEVTLVLDNSKRTAPPEFNASDTLEIIRRLKRGAGSTYKLNGRTVRGKDIQLLFADASTGANSPALVRQGQISELIGSKPQNRRRILEEAAGIAGLNSRRHEAELKLNGAETNLERLSEVSAEVERQLASLKRQAAKARRYKRLSEEIHALDALIAHLRWHEAKLACDTARTQLDEARRAVEEKTREDAVRERERIEASDGLNPLREAESVAAAKLGQARIALAQMETERKVAADTHQRLDAEATRLMEDIEREQAQKLEAEDALAHAKFELSSLPVLDEARNEEIEAETRKALEDARTRLAAAEKAADEAQERLSQVRAQRRASEENAAAQRRRQAQLTAEIDRLRGEMSRIEDVVTLVTRLKDAKTAEEQAETALHQAEQAVEAAEANLAETRNAETAAQAPRDAAQQDVRALEAEIAGLHKLLRKAEGPKAPPVVERIRTQDGYEKAIAAALGDDIEAPTDRSAAMFWGGAALAAQSLPDGARPLTDFTEAPGELAARLAQCGVVAPADGERLMAALKPGQRLVSVEGHLWRWDGYIRTPDAPVSAAARLEQQARLEAAEAELGPLSQAFEAREADLIAAREARQAAEIRLRDLRQAIAPAQRALSESRNRVSQESQASERAAMKRDTSGEALTRAEADLAIVNETLAMIAPDGPAEDESALETRLAEARTMVAEARTEEIEARGRLTDITRGREQAAARRDGLERDIKTWTGRIAATEERVARLIERRKSAAAEALAARARPEELATQIEARRNEVEALEAERQRVADQLAEKEAAIRAAEQAARAAANAAAEARENLAGWKVKLENAEGRLEESVEIARNNFQRTPEGLLAIAEAGLEDAEMGEFTPRDAERKADELRRTRDQLGGVNMNAEEEAAELEERLGAQVTEKEDLVAAIAKLRQGVDALNAEGRERLLAAFETVNEHFKALFTALFRGGQAELRLVDADDPLQAGLEIMAQPPGKKLGTLNLMSGGEQALTAAALIFAVFLSRPAPICVLDEVDAPLDDANVDRFCNMLNEMRQRTDTRFVVITHNPVTMSRMDRLFGVTMREKGVSKLVSVDLQAAEELVAAE